A window of the Gossypium hirsutum isolate 1008001.06 chromosome A03, Gossypium_hirsutum_v2.1, whole genome shotgun sequence genome harbors these coding sequences:
- the LOC107886182 gene encoding ribonuclease TUDOR 1 isoform X1 — MAASTGGGTGWYKGKVKAVQSGDCLVVMALSSNRPGPPPEKTITLASLISPRLARRGGVDEPFAWNSREYLRKLCIGKEVIFRVEYSVPSIAREFGSVYLGDKNVAMLVVSEGWAKVRVQGQQKGEVSPYVAELLHLEEQAKQQGLGQWSKVPGAAEASIRNLPPSAVGDPSNLDAMGLLAENKGRSMEAIVEQVRDGSTVRVYLLPDFQFVQVFVAGIQAPSMGRRAVTETVVETDLTSDKQNGDVSADEPQADLTSAQRLTVSSAPSAEVSPDPFAPEAKYFTEVRCLNRDVRIVLEGVDKFSNLIGSVYYPEGESAKDLALELVENGLAKYVEWSANMMEDDAKRRLKAAELQAKKTRLRIWTNYVPPVTNSMAIHDQNFIGKVVEVVSGDCIIVSDDSIPYGSLLAERRVNLSSIRCPKMGNPRRDEKPAPYAREAKEFLRTRLIGRQVTVQMEYSRKVTMADGTVAAAAPASADSRVMDFGSVFLMSPVKGDGDDASAAVPSGTGNQQPGLNVAELVVGRGFGTVIRHRDFEERSNYYDALLAAESRAISGKKGIHSAKDPPVMHIMDLTIASAKRAKEFMPFLHRGKRVPAVVEYVLSGHRFKLLIPKETCSIAFSFSGVRCPGRNEPYSEEAIALMRRKIMQRDVEIEVETCDRTGTFLGSLWESRTNMAVTLLEAGLAKLQTSFGTDRIADAHLLEQAEQSAKNQKLKIWENYVEGEEITNGPAVVDNKQKEVLKVVVTEVVDGGKFYVQTVGDQRFSSIQKHLASLSIQEAPVIGAFNPRKGDIVLAQFSMDNSWNRALIVNAPRGGIQSPKDKFEVFYVDYGNQEEVPYGQLRPLDPSVSATPGLAQLCSLAFLKVPVLDDEFGTEAAQFLSEQTLGSSLQFTATVEERNTSGGKVKGQGTGTVLIVTLRAEESEQSINEAMLQEGLARLEKRKRFEAKERKAMLDELEKYQKEAKTARRGIWEYGDVDSDDEEDTLPPVAVAKKSGGKR; from the exons ATGGCGGCATCAACTGGTGGGGGCACGGGATGGTACAAAGGGAAAGTCAAAGCAGTTCAATCGGGTGATTGCTTGGTAGTAATGGCCTTGTCCAGTAACAGGCCTGGACCACCACCTGAGAAAACCATTACTTTGGCATCTCTCATTTCTCCTAGACTG GCCCGCAGAGGGGGTGTTGATGAGCCATTTGCTTGGAATAGCAGAGAATATTTGAGGAAGCTCTGCATAGGAAAG GAAGTTATTTTCAGAGTTGAATATTCAGTACCAAGCATTGCCCGGGAGTTTGGCTCTGTATATCTTGGTGACAAAAATGTTGCAATGTTGGTTGTCTCTGAAGGCTGGGCAAAG GTTAGGGTGCAGGGGCAGCAGAAAGGGGAAGTTAGTCCATATGTTGCTGAATTGTTACATCTTGAAGAACAAGCCAAACAACAAGGTCTGGGCCAATGGAGCAAG GTACCTGGTGCTGCAGAGGCTTCTATCCGTAATTTGCCGCCATCTGCCGTTGGTGATCCTAGTAACTTAGATGCCATGGGTCTTCTAGCTGAAAACAAGGGTAGGTCAATGGAAGCTATAGTTGAGCAGGTTCGTGATGGTAGTACTGTTCGAGTGTATTTGCTTCCTGATTTTCAGTTTGTGCAAGTGTTTGTTGCTGGTATCCAG GCCCCTTCCATGGGTAGAAGGGCTGTTACAGAAACTGTTGTTGAAACAGATTTGACCTCTGATAAACAAAATGGAGATGTTTCAGCTGATGAGCCACAGGCTGACTTAACATCTGCACAGCGGCTTACTGTCTCGTCCGCACCTTCTGCTGAAGTTTCCCCTGATCCTTTTGCACCAGAAGCTAAATATTTTACAGAAGTTCGTTGTCTGAATAGAGAT GTACGCATTGTTCTTGAAGGTGTTGACAAATTCAGCAATTTGATTGGATCAGTTTATTACCCGGAAGGCGAATCAGCAAAAGATCTCGCTTTGGAACTTGTggaaaat GGTCTAGCAAAATATGTTGAATGGAGTGCTAATATGATGGAAGATGATGCCAAGCGACGGTTAAAGGCTGCAGAGCTTCAAGCCAAGAAGACTCGGTTGAGGATCTGGACAAACTATGTACCCCCAGTCACAAACTCCATGGCAATCCATGATCAAAACTTCATAGGAAAG GTTGTGGAGGTTGTTAGTGGGGACTGCATTATTGTGTCTGATGATTCTATCCCATACGGTAGTCTTCTTGCAGAACGCCGAGTCAATCTTTCAAGCATTAGATGTCCAAAAATGGGCAATCCTCGTAGAGATGAAAAGCCAGCTCCTTATGCTCGGGAAGCAAAGGAGTTTTTAAGAACGCGCCTTATTGGAAGACAG GTGACTGTACAAATGGAATATTCCAGGAAAGTCACCATGGCGGATGGAACTGTGGCAGCTGCTGCACCTGCATCTGCAGATTCAAGGGTAATGGATTTTGGCTCTGTCTTCCTCATGTCCCCTGTTAAGGGTGATGGTGATGATGCTTCTGCAGCAGTCCCATCCGGAACTGGTAACCAGCAGCCTGGCTTGAATGTTGCAGAGTTGGTGGTTGGGCGTGGCTTTGGCACAGTGATAAGACATAGGGATTTTGAGGAAAGATCAAACTATTATGATGCCCTTTTGGCTGCTGAATCACGCGCTATTTCTGGGAAGAAAGGAATTCATTCTGCCAAAGATCCACCAGTCATGCACATAATGGACCTTACAATA GCATCGGCCAAGAGAGCCAAAGAATTCATGCCGTTTTTGCATCGAGGCAAGAGGGTTCCAGCTGTTGTAGAATATGTCCTAAGCGGTCATCGTTTTAAGTTGTTGATCCCCAAGGAAACTTGTAGCATTGCCTTTTCATTTTCTGGTGTCAGATGTCCTGGTCGTAATGAGCCTTATTCAGAAGAAGCCATAGCACTGATGAGACGAAAGATCATGCAGAGAGATGTGGAG ATTGAAGTGGAAACTTGCGATAGAACTGGAACATTTTTGGGGTCTTTGTGGGAGTCTAGAACCAATATGGCAGTAACACTCCTTGAGGCAGGCCTGGCAAAGCTACAAACTTCATTTGGTACTGACAGGATTGCCGATGCGCATCTTCTTGAACAGGCTGAGCAATCTGCTAAGAACCAGAAACTAAAA ATTTGGGAGAACTATGTGGAAGGAGAGGAAATTACCAACGGACCAGCCGTTGTTGataacaaacaaaaggaagtgCTAAAG GTTGTTGTTACAGAAGTAGTAgatggtggaaaattttatgtCCAGACAGTGGGAGATCAGAGATTCTCATCAATTCAGAAACACCTGGCATCTTTAAGCATTCAAGAAGCTCCTGTGATTGGGGCTTTTAATCCCAGGAAGGGTGACATTGTCCTTGCTCAGTTTAGTATGGATAATTCCTGGAATCGTGCACTG ATTGTAAATGCACCTCGAGGAGGAATTCAATCTCCGAAGGACAAGTTTGAAGTGTTTTATGTTGATTACGGGAATCAAGAAGAGGTCCCATACGGTCAATTACGACCACTTGATCCTTCAGTATCAGCTACTCCTGGGCTTGCCCAGTTATGCAGTCTTGCATTTCTTAAAGTTCCAGTGCTTGATGATGAATTTGGTACTGAGGCTGCCCAGTTTTTGAGCGAGCAGACACTAGGCAGTTCACTGCAGTTTACAGCTACTGTAGAGGAAAGGAATACTTCTGGCGGAAAAGTGAAGGGACAAGGAACTGGTACAGTTCTCATAGTAACACTGCGTGCTGAGGAGTCAGAGCAAAGTATTAATGAAGCAATGTTGCAG GAGGGACTTGCTAGGTTGGAGAAAAGGAAGAGATTTGAAGCAAAGGAGAGAAAAGCAATGCTTGATGAACTGGAGAAGTACCAGAAGGAGGCGAAAACTGCTCGGCGGGGAATTTGGGAGTACGGAGATGTGGACTCTGATGATGAGGAGGATACACTTCCCCCAGTTGCAGTGGCTAAGAAATCCGGTGGTAAGAGGTAG
- the LOC107886182 gene encoding ribonuclease TUDOR 1 isoform X2: MLVVSEGWAKVRVQGQQKGEVSPYVAELLHLEEQAKQQGLGQWSKVPGAAEASIRNLPPSAVGDPSNLDAMGLLAENKGRSMEAIVEQVRDGSTVRVYLLPDFQFVQVFVAGIQAPSMGRRAVTETVVETDLTSDKQNGDVSADEPQADLTSAQRLTVSSAPSAEVSPDPFAPEAKYFTEVRCLNRDVRIVLEGVDKFSNLIGSVYYPEGESAKDLALELVENGLAKYVEWSANMMEDDAKRRLKAAELQAKKTRLRIWTNYVPPVTNSMAIHDQNFIGKVVEVVSGDCIIVSDDSIPYGSLLAERRVNLSSIRCPKMGNPRRDEKPAPYAREAKEFLRTRLIGRQVTVQMEYSRKVTMADGTVAAAAPASADSRVMDFGSVFLMSPVKGDGDDASAAVPSGTGNQQPGLNVAELVVGRGFGTVIRHRDFEERSNYYDALLAAESRAISGKKGIHSAKDPPVMHIMDLTIASAKRAKEFMPFLHRGKRVPAVVEYVLSGHRFKLLIPKETCSIAFSFSGVRCPGRNEPYSEEAIALMRRKIMQRDVEIEVETCDRTGTFLGSLWESRTNMAVTLLEAGLAKLQTSFGTDRIADAHLLEQAEQSAKNQKLKIWENYVEGEEITNGPAVVDNKQKEVLKVVVTEVVDGGKFYVQTVGDQRFSSIQKHLASLSIQEAPVIGAFNPRKGDIVLAQFSMDNSWNRALIVNAPRGGIQSPKDKFEVFYVDYGNQEEVPYGQLRPLDPSVSATPGLAQLCSLAFLKVPVLDDEFGTEAAQFLSEQTLGSSLQFTATVEERNTSGGKVKGQGTGTVLIVTLRAEESEQSINEAMLQEGLARLEKRKRFEAKERKAMLDELEKYQKEAKTARRGIWEYGDVDSDDEEDTLPPVAVAKKSGGKR; this comes from the exons ATGTTGGTTGTCTCTGAAGGCTGGGCAAAG GTTAGGGTGCAGGGGCAGCAGAAAGGGGAAGTTAGTCCATATGTTGCTGAATTGTTACATCTTGAAGAACAAGCCAAACAACAAGGTCTGGGCCAATGGAGCAAG GTACCTGGTGCTGCAGAGGCTTCTATCCGTAATTTGCCGCCATCTGCCGTTGGTGATCCTAGTAACTTAGATGCCATGGGTCTTCTAGCTGAAAACAAGGGTAGGTCAATGGAAGCTATAGTTGAGCAGGTTCGTGATGGTAGTACTGTTCGAGTGTATTTGCTTCCTGATTTTCAGTTTGTGCAAGTGTTTGTTGCTGGTATCCAG GCCCCTTCCATGGGTAGAAGGGCTGTTACAGAAACTGTTGTTGAAACAGATTTGACCTCTGATAAACAAAATGGAGATGTTTCAGCTGATGAGCCACAGGCTGACTTAACATCTGCACAGCGGCTTACTGTCTCGTCCGCACCTTCTGCTGAAGTTTCCCCTGATCCTTTTGCACCAGAAGCTAAATATTTTACAGAAGTTCGTTGTCTGAATAGAGAT GTACGCATTGTTCTTGAAGGTGTTGACAAATTCAGCAATTTGATTGGATCAGTTTATTACCCGGAAGGCGAATCAGCAAAAGATCTCGCTTTGGAACTTGTggaaaat GGTCTAGCAAAATATGTTGAATGGAGTGCTAATATGATGGAAGATGATGCCAAGCGACGGTTAAAGGCTGCAGAGCTTCAAGCCAAGAAGACTCGGTTGAGGATCTGGACAAACTATGTACCCCCAGTCACAAACTCCATGGCAATCCATGATCAAAACTTCATAGGAAAG GTTGTGGAGGTTGTTAGTGGGGACTGCATTATTGTGTCTGATGATTCTATCCCATACGGTAGTCTTCTTGCAGAACGCCGAGTCAATCTTTCAAGCATTAGATGTCCAAAAATGGGCAATCCTCGTAGAGATGAAAAGCCAGCTCCTTATGCTCGGGAAGCAAAGGAGTTTTTAAGAACGCGCCTTATTGGAAGACAG GTGACTGTACAAATGGAATATTCCAGGAAAGTCACCATGGCGGATGGAACTGTGGCAGCTGCTGCACCTGCATCTGCAGATTCAAGGGTAATGGATTTTGGCTCTGTCTTCCTCATGTCCCCTGTTAAGGGTGATGGTGATGATGCTTCTGCAGCAGTCCCATCCGGAACTGGTAACCAGCAGCCTGGCTTGAATGTTGCAGAGTTGGTGGTTGGGCGTGGCTTTGGCACAGTGATAAGACATAGGGATTTTGAGGAAAGATCAAACTATTATGATGCCCTTTTGGCTGCTGAATCACGCGCTATTTCTGGGAAGAAAGGAATTCATTCTGCCAAAGATCCACCAGTCATGCACATAATGGACCTTACAATA GCATCGGCCAAGAGAGCCAAAGAATTCATGCCGTTTTTGCATCGAGGCAAGAGGGTTCCAGCTGTTGTAGAATATGTCCTAAGCGGTCATCGTTTTAAGTTGTTGATCCCCAAGGAAACTTGTAGCATTGCCTTTTCATTTTCTGGTGTCAGATGTCCTGGTCGTAATGAGCCTTATTCAGAAGAAGCCATAGCACTGATGAGACGAAAGATCATGCAGAGAGATGTGGAG ATTGAAGTGGAAACTTGCGATAGAACTGGAACATTTTTGGGGTCTTTGTGGGAGTCTAGAACCAATATGGCAGTAACACTCCTTGAGGCAGGCCTGGCAAAGCTACAAACTTCATTTGGTACTGACAGGATTGCCGATGCGCATCTTCTTGAACAGGCTGAGCAATCTGCTAAGAACCAGAAACTAAAA ATTTGGGAGAACTATGTGGAAGGAGAGGAAATTACCAACGGACCAGCCGTTGTTGataacaaacaaaaggaagtgCTAAAG GTTGTTGTTACAGAAGTAGTAgatggtggaaaattttatgtCCAGACAGTGGGAGATCAGAGATTCTCATCAATTCAGAAACACCTGGCATCTTTAAGCATTCAAGAAGCTCCTGTGATTGGGGCTTTTAATCCCAGGAAGGGTGACATTGTCCTTGCTCAGTTTAGTATGGATAATTCCTGGAATCGTGCACTG ATTGTAAATGCACCTCGAGGAGGAATTCAATCTCCGAAGGACAAGTTTGAAGTGTTTTATGTTGATTACGGGAATCAAGAAGAGGTCCCATACGGTCAATTACGACCACTTGATCCTTCAGTATCAGCTACTCCTGGGCTTGCCCAGTTATGCAGTCTTGCATTTCTTAAAGTTCCAGTGCTTGATGATGAATTTGGTACTGAGGCTGCCCAGTTTTTGAGCGAGCAGACACTAGGCAGTTCACTGCAGTTTACAGCTACTGTAGAGGAAAGGAATACTTCTGGCGGAAAAGTGAAGGGACAAGGAACTGGTACAGTTCTCATAGTAACACTGCGTGCTGAGGAGTCAGAGCAAAGTATTAATGAAGCAATGTTGCAG GAGGGACTTGCTAGGTTGGAGAAAAGGAAGAGATTTGAAGCAAAGGAGAGAAAAGCAATGCTTGATGAACTGGAGAAGTACCAGAAGGAGGCGAAAACTGCTCGGCGGGGAATTTGGGAGTACGGAGATGTGGACTCTGATGATGAGGAGGATACACTTCCCCCAGTTGCAGTGGCTAAGAAATCCGGTGGTAAGAGGTAG